A genome region from Gouania willdenowi chromosome 9, fGouWil2.1, whole genome shotgun sequence includes the following:
- the tchp gene encoding trichoplein keratin filament-binding protein isoform X1, translating to MALPIGRVHRRSQVLAHQLARQREHEARCRQQWEQHAQYFREQRVQNKKQAEWTSRQSYQSSLSAYNEEKRKEEKRANLELRRNRLKAMLQQEQDEFEAELRQLIPDSSTVAHQQLQRTEELRLARQERQKKLAEKLLHEHWKKNNPDLRELELTLHKDHVVNQWQEQITEKKQKEVVEQEEARRFENEYERSQKEALERLNQAEEKRKAEERKRAEELRQQMEELRLRERETMRLQKEKEALMEKQWELENLEVERKMVEERRKKTEMRHFLVRQYRAQLKRRAQQVQEELEVDRKLLAAMLEGEQDDQRLETVRRKQAVADAAWMKHVIEEQLQIEREREAQFEILHREEAQEVWEKREAQWEKERKARERLMHEVLVGRQQQLQHKMQNNCAAQKESLKRREELILELEREMEVRGQEKENKERRRTAWKQEINAQVQQRHQEQLEDKWRNHQEEKEHRNALRIQEEELRKETQRMATKGYQEKIYSRPRSAWS from the exons ATGGCTCTGCCAATAGGCCGTGTGCACCGCCGGTCCCAGGTTTTGGCCCACCAGCTAGCCCGGCAGCGAGAGCATGAAGCCCGGTGTCGGCAGCAGTGGGAGCAGCATGCGCAGTACTTCAGGGAACAGAGAGTCCAGAACAAGAAGCAGGCGGAGTGGACCTCCAGACAGTCCTACCAGAGCAG TTTGTCAGCATACAATGAAGAGAAGCGAAAGGAGGAGAAACGGGCCAATCTGGAGTTGCGCAGGAATCGATTAAAAGCCATGCTTCAACAAGAGCAGGACGAGTTTGAGGCGGAGCTTCGACAGCTCATCCCTGATAGCTCCACAGTGGCACATCAGCAGCTTCAGAGAACTGAGGAGCTCCGTTTAGCACGGCAGGAGAGACAGaaaaag CTTGCTGAAAAACTGCTGCACGAGCACTGGAAGAAAAACAACCCAGATCTCAGAGAG cTTGAGTTGACGCTACACAAAGACCACGTTGTGAACCAATGGCAGGAGCAgatcactgaaaaaaaacag AAAGAAGTGGTGGAACAGGAGGAGGCGAGGCGCTTTGAAAACGAGTATGAGCGAAGCCAAAAGGAGGCTCTGGAGAGGTTGAACCAAGCGGAGGAGAAAAGAAAAGCTGAGGAGAGAAAAAGAGCAGAGGAGCTACGCCAGCAGATGGAAGAACTGAGGCTTAGAGAGCGAGAG ACCATGCGACTACAAAAGGAGAAGGAAGCACTGATGGAAAAGCAGTGGGAGCTGGAAAACCTGGAGGTGGAGAGAAAGATGGTGgaggaaagaagaaagaagactGAAATGAG GCACTTCCTGGTCCGACAATACCGAGCTCAGCTGAAGAGAAGAGCCCAGCAAGTGCAGGAGGAACTG GAAGTGGACCGTAAACTCCTGGCAGCGATGCTGGAAGGAGAGCAGGACGATCAGAGGTTAGAGACGGTACGGAGGAAACAGGCCGTCGCAGACGCTGCCTGGATGAAACACGTGATCGAAGAACAGCTTCAGATAGAGCGAGAGAGGGAGGCCCAGTTTGAAATCCTCCACAG gGAGGAAGCTCAAGAAGTTTGGGAGAAACGTGAAGCTCAGTGGGAAAAGGAGAGAAAAGCCAGAGAGCGACTGATGCacgag GTTCTTGTCGGGAGGCAACAGCAGCTGCAGCATAAGATGCAAAATAACTGCGCGGCTCAGAAAGAATCCCTGAAGAGACGAGAGGAGCTGATCCTGGAGCTGGAGCGAGAGatggaggtcagaggtcaagaGAAGGAGAACAAAGAGAGGCGGAGAACAGCGTGGAAGCAGGAGATAAACGCTCAG GTGCAGCAGCGACAccaggagcagctggaggacaAGTGGAGGAACCATCAGGAGGAAAAGGAGCACAGAAACGCTCTGAGAATCCAAGAAGAAGAGCTTAGGAAAGAGACGCAAAGAATGGCCACGAAGGGATACCAGGAGAAG ATCTACAGCAGACCACGTTCAGCGTGGAGCTGA
- the tchp gene encoding trichoplein keratin filament-binding protein isoform X2 has product MLQQEQDEFEAELRQLIPDSSTVAHQQLQRTEELRLARQERQKKLAEKLLHEHWKKNNPDLRELELTLHKDHVVNQWQEQITEKKQKEVVEQEEARRFENEYERSQKEALERLNQAEEKRKAEERKRAEELRQQMEELRLRERETMRLQKEKEALMEKQWELENLEVERKMVEERRKKTEMRHFLVRQYRAQLKRRAQQVQEELEVDRKLLAAMLEGEQDDQRLETVRRKQAVADAAWMKHVIEEQLQIEREREAQFEILHREEAQEVWEKREAQWEKERKARERLMHEVLVGRQQQLQHKMQNNCAAQKESLKRREELILELEREMEVRGQEKENKERRRTAWKQEINAQVQQRHQEQLEDKWRNHQEEKEHRNALRIQEEELRKETQRMATKGYQEKIYSRPRSAWS; this is encoded by the exons ATGCTTCAACAAGAGCAGGACGAGTTTGAGGCGGAGCTTCGACAGCTCATCCCTGATAGCTCCACAGTGGCACATCAGCAGCTTCAGAGAACTGAGGAGCTCCGTTTAGCACGGCAGGAGAGACAGaaaaag CTTGCTGAAAAACTGCTGCACGAGCACTGGAAGAAAAACAACCCAGATCTCAGAGAG cTTGAGTTGACGCTACACAAAGACCACGTTGTGAACCAATGGCAGGAGCAgatcactgaaaaaaaacag AAAGAAGTGGTGGAACAGGAGGAGGCGAGGCGCTTTGAAAACGAGTATGAGCGAAGCCAAAAGGAGGCTCTGGAGAGGTTGAACCAAGCGGAGGAGAAAAGAAAAGCTGAGGAGAGAAAAAGAGCAGAGGAGCTACGCCAGCAGATGGAAGAACTGAGGCTTAGAGAGCGAGAG ACCATGCGACTACAAAAGGAGAAGGAAGCACTGATGGAAAAGCAGTGGGAGCTGGAAAACCTGGAGGTGGAGAGAAAGATGGTGgaggaaagaagaaagaagactGAAATGAG GCACTTCCTGGTCCGACAATACCGAGCTCAGCTGAAGAGAAGAGCCCAGCAAGTGCAGGAGGAACTG GAAGTGGACCGTAAACTCCTGGCAGCGATGCTGGAAGGAGAGCAGGACGATCAGAGGTTAGAGACGGTACGGAGGAAACAGGCCGTCGCAGACGCTGCCTGGATGAAACACGTGATCGAAGAACAGCTTCAGATAGAGCGAGAGAGGGAGGCCCAGTTTGAAATCCTCCACAG gGAGGAAGCTCAAGAAGTTTGGGAGAAACGTGAAGCTCAGTGGGAAAAGGAGAGAAAAGCCAGAGAGCGACTGATGCacgag GTTCTTGTCGGGAGGCAACAGCAGCTGCAGCATAAGATGCAAAATAACTGCGCGGCTCAGAAAGAATCCCTGAAGAGACGAGAGGAGCTGATCCTGGAGCTGGAGCGAGAGatggaggtcagaggtcaagaGAAGGAGAACAAAGAGAGGCGGAGAACAGCGTGGAAGCAGGAGATAAACGCTCAG GTGCAGCAGCGACAccaggagcagctggaggacaAGTGGAGGAACCATCAGGAGGAAAAGGAGCACAGAAACGCTCTGAGAATCCAAGAAGAAGAGCTTAGGAAAGAGACGCAAAGAATGGCCACGAAGGGATACCAGGAGAAG ATCTACAGCAGACCACGTTCAGCGTGGAGCTGA